In the Apteryx mantelli isolate bAptMan1 chromosome 1, bAptMan1.hap1, whole genome shotgun sequence genome, one interval contains:
- the CCDC181 gene encoding coiled-coil domain-containing protein 181: MSEKEDQGDPADMDDITESIEYEDDFEKDLEWLINEEEKENLGERENPEQNAKDIDAIIDKVLEDFEEGEDSEEREENIDQLSEANVDVKVSQPNEEHLVSRSDVKKGDHVSDTDSECSIQESKLESKKELDEEEEEEIKRYILEKIEEANKLLENQAPVDENRERKLKFKDMLVDLEVPPLEDADVYKADLAEGDDVTNRLSQLHISNEMGQESTSLSPDTDKDEEQKDGKILVEKDGKFELLSLCDIESQGFLPPISVSFTDIETQRISPKSSPYSSCGTVSQMKDASLVKAGVHSFSPAEEECVYFPKPPSNPKCRPNSAINAARSLGKQKTPQRAQSANMPVRSSTYCLSPRQKELRKQLEQRKEKLRKEEEERKREQEEQKKRENEMVFRAWLQKKKEQVQEQKRIQRAKELEDLNSKERSRNPEEAFKLWLKKKHQERIKEKQIEFLRRQAESMTFFPRTEECNRAFKEWLKRKREEKRAEELAAKERVRQLRLEARRAKQLQNIHCISSEPKSFRFTDHYS; encoded by the exons ATGAGTGAAAAGGAAGACCAAGGCGATCCAGCAGACATGGATGATATAACAGAAAGCATAGAGTATGAGGATGACTTTGAAAAAGACCTTGAATGGCTaattaatgaagaagaaaaagaaaaccttggTGAAAGAgag aatccTGAACAAAATGCAAAGGATATTGATGCAATAATTGATAAAGTCTTGGAGGACTTTGAGGAAGGGGAAGAcagtgaggaaagagaagaaaatatagaTCAGCTTTCTGAGGCAAATGTAGATGTGAAAGTGAGTCAGCCCAATGAAGAACATTTGGTATCCAGGTCTGATGTTAAAAAAGGGGACCATGTATCTGACACCGATAGTGAATGCTCTATCCAGGAGTCCAAGCTGGAAAGCAAAAAGGAACtagatgaggaagaggaggaagaaataaagCGCTACATCTTGGAAAAGATTGAAGAAGCCAACAAACTGCTGGAGAATCAGGCTCCTGTGGATGAGAATAGAGAACGGAAATTAAAATTTAAGGATATGTTGGTAGATCTTGAAGTTCCTCCTTTAGAAGATGCTGATGTTTATAAAGCTGATCTTGCAGAAGGAGATGATGTTACAAATAGGCTATCTCAGTTGCATATTTCTAATGAAATGGGACAGGAAAGCACATCACTTTCACCAGATACTGACAAGGATGAGGAACAGAAGGATGGGAAGATCCTAGTGGAAAAAGATGGAAAGTTTGAACTCTTGAGTTTATGTGATATTGAAAGCCAGGGCTTTTTGCCCCCAATTAGTGTTTCCTTCACTGATATTGAAACTCAACGTATTTCTCCCAAATCTTCACCCTACAGTTCTTGTGGCACTGTGTCTCAAATGAAGGACGCATCTCTAGTAAAAGCAGGAGTACATTCTTTCTCTCCTGCTGAAGAAGAGTGTGTGTATTTCCCTAAGCCTCCATCTAACCCTAAGTGTCGTCCAAATTCTGCCATCAATGCTGCAAGAAGTCTGGGAAAACAGAAGACTCCACAGAGAGCGCAGTCTGCAAATATGCCTGTGAGAAGTTCCACTTACTGTCTTTCTCCCAGGCAAAAAGAGCTGCGGAAGCAGTTAGAACAAAGGAAGGAGAAACTGAGGAAAGAG GAAGAAGAACGAAAAAGAGAAcaagaagaacagaagaaaagagagaacgaGATGGTTTTTAGAGCTTGgttgcagaagaagaaagaacaagtgCAAGAACAAAAGCGAATTCAGCGTGCAAAGGAGCTAGAAGACTTGAACAGCAAA GAGAGGAGCAGGAATCCAGAAGAAGCCTTCAAGTTATGGCTTAAAAAAAAGCACCAAGAAcgcataaaagaaaaacagatagaATTTTTGAGACGCCAAGCGGAGAGCATGACCTTTTTTCCAAGAACAGAGGAATGCAACAGAGCCTTTAAAGA atggctaaaaagaaagagagaagaaaaacgaGCAGAAGAGCTAGCAGCTAAAGAGCGAGTAAGGCAGCTTAGGTTAGAAGCCAGAAGAGCAAAACAGTTGCAGAATATCCACTGCATTAGTTCAGAACCTAAATCCTTTCGCTTCACAGACCATTACAGCTGA